One Streptomyces sp. P9-A2 DNA window includes the following coding sequences:
- a CDS encoding UvrD-helicase domain-containing protein, translating into MTGTGPGTPTKSVTLRLLDKADKEIVKLDRAIVGAVYKFQHEFRKNPEAGGFDLKQLKGHDRLWSARVNREYRALLLRLAGDDWLLVSVKHRGHVHRNLDRLTYGINQVTGAIEYVDLQVVEEGVLRPTAPTAQASPAEPSPALPPALSPPPAEPRPESEPRPESEPRPVAEPGPVADDEARLFSEFTAEQLADLGVAEPLVPIVLKLTTDDELLGLAEYAPRHTGEVLLRLRDGVPYDQVMQQVTDPLTGRRDDGAREPVDTDDWQTAVERSQTVVITDDASLQSIIEEGDFGRWKVFLHPTQEKLVHRAYSGPARVSGGPGTGKTIVALHRVKHLVDRLPPGHTKPVLLTTFNRNLAADLRTRLMSLGGPETLARVDITHVDQLATRVVSESAPGSGKRRIDDAQALLEWRQLLLETGENRWDAEFLSDEWNQVILGQAVASRSEYFRARRAGRGRSVTRPDRAEIWQLAERFTQRLEVSGLETYRQVAERAAQLEIARRHKIEERRKRQEENAGPGKIHAESGTGAWLRHRYRHIVVDEAQDLSPAHWKMLRAMAPQEPDDLFLVGDTHQRIYDNQVTLGSLGVHIRGRSARLTLSYRTTHEILKSATHLLDGTDYDDLDGGTDDLGGYRSVLHGMRPWLRGAESWDGELDLVAEQVRAWHHVARESVAVCVPTNDMADDVVGRLARRGIVATKITSDGPKGGEGVHVGTMYRFKGLEYRCMIIAGVSEGKVPRSSVDAWESTDRTRHQRELRRARSLLFVAATRARDALVITWSGEPSRFLRPLRAPGANG; encoded by the coding sequence ATGACCGGCACCGGCCCCGGCACGCCGACCAAGAGCGTGACCCTGCGGCTGCTCGACAAGGCGGACAAGGAGATCGTCAAGCTGGACCGGGCGATCGTCGGCGCGGTGTACAAGTTCCAGCACGAGTTCCGCAAGAACCCCGAGGCGGGCGGCTTCGACCTCAAGCAGCTCAAGGGACACGACCGGCTCTGGTCGGCGCGCGTCAACCGCGAGTACCGCGCCCTCCTGCTCCGCCTGGCCGGCGACGACTGGCTCCTCGTCTCCGTCAAGCACCGCGGTCACGTCCACCGCAACCTCGACCGGCTCACGTACGGCATCAACCAGGTGACCGGCGCGATCGAGTACGTGGACCTCCAGGTCGTCGAGGAAGGCGTGCTGCGGCCGACGGCGCCCACGGCCCAGGCGTCCCCCGCCGAGCCGTCCCCGGCGTTGCCCCCGGCACTGTCGCCCCCGCCGGCCGAGCCGCGGCCCGAGAGCGAGCCGCGGCCCGAGAGCGAGCCGCGGCCCGTGGCCGAACCGGGGCCCGTTGCCGACGACGAAGCCCGGCTGTTCTCCGAGTTCACCGCGGAACAACTGGCTGATCTGGGCGTCGCGGAACCCCTCGTCCCCATAGTCCTCAAGCTGACCACGGACGACGAACTCCTGGGCCTGGCCGAGTACGCGCCCCGGCACACGGGGGAGGTGCTCCTGAGGCTCCGTGACGGCGTCCCCTACGACCAGGTCATGCAACAGGTCACCGACCCGCTCACCGGCCGGCGCGACGACGGGGCGAGGGAGCCGGTCGACACCGACGACTGGCAGACCGCCGTCGAACGTTCGCAGACCGTGGTGATCACGGACGACGCCTCCCTCCAGAGCATCATCGAGGAAGGCGACTTCGGCCGGTGGAAGGTGTTCCTGCACCCCACCCAGGAGAAGCTCGTCCACCGCGCCTACTCCGGCCCGGCCCGGGTCAGCGGAGGCCCCGGCACCGGCAAGACGATCGTGGCCCTGCACCGGGTCAAACACCTCGTCGACCGCCTGCCCCCCGGCCACACCAAGCCCGTCCTGCTCACCACGTTCAACCGGAATCTCGCAGCCGACCTGCGCACCCGCCTGATGTCGCTCGGAGGCCCCGAAACGCTCGCCCGGGTCGACATCACCCATGTGGACCAGCTGGCGACGAGGGTGGTCAGCGAGTCCGCCCCCGGCAGCGGCAAGCGCCGCATCGACGACGCGCAGGCGCTGCTCGAATGGCGCCAACTCCTGCTGGAGACGGGCGAGAACCGGTGGGACGCCGAATTCCTGAGCGACGAGTGGAACCAGGTCATCCTCGGACAGGCCGTCGCCTCCCGCTCCGAGTACTTCCGCGCCCGGCGCGCCGGGCGGGGCCGCAGCGTCACCCGCCCCGACCGCGCGGAGATCTGGCAGCTCGCCGAGCGTTTCACGCAACGGCTGGAAGTGAGCGGCCTGGAAACGTACCGCCAAGTCGCCGAACGCGCCGCCCAACTGGAGATCGCCCGTCGGCACAAGATCGAGGAGCGCAGGAAGCGACAGGAGGAGAACGCGGGCCCCGGCAAAATCCACGCCGAGTCGGGGACCGGAGCCTGGCTGCGCCACCGCTACCGGCACATCGTCGTGGACGAGGCCCAGGACCTGAGCCCCGCCCACTGGAAGATGCTCCGCGCGATGGCCCCGCAGGAACCGGACGACCTCTTCCTGGTCGGCGACACCCACCAGCGCATCTACGACAACCAGGTCACCCTCGGCAGCCTGGGCGTCCACATCCGCGGCCGGTCGGCCAGGCTCACGCTCAGCTACCGCACGACCCACGAGATCCTCAAGTCGGCGACCCACCTGCTGGACGGCACGGACTACGACGACCTCGACGGCGGCACGGACGACCTGGGCGGGTACCGGTCGGTGCTGCACGGGATGCGTCCATGGCTGCGCGGTGCCGAGAGCTGGGACGGTGAGCTCGACCTCGTGGCCGAGCAGGTGCGGGCCTGGCACCACGTCGCTCGTGAGTCCGTCGCCGTCTGCGTGCCCACGAACGACATGGCGGACGACGTCGTGGGCCGGCTCGCCCGGCGCGGCATCGTCGCGACGAAGATCACCTCCGATGGCCCCAAGGGCGGCGAGGGCGTCCACGTCGGCACCATGTACCGCTTCAAGGGGCTGGAATACCGGTGCATGATCATCGCCGGTGTCTCCGAGGGCAAGGTCCCCCGCTCGTCCGTGGACGCCTGGGAGAGCACCGACAGAACACGCCATCAGCGTGAACTGCGACGAGCCCGCTCACTGCTCTTCGTCGCCGCCACCCGGGCCCGGGACGCCCTGGTCATCACCTGGAGCGGCGAACCGAGCCGCTTCCTGCGACCACTGAGGGCGCCGGGAGCGAACGGCTGA
- a CDS encoding gamma-glutamyltransferase family protein — translation MQFTTRPTLQGTFGMVSSTHWLASQSAMAVLEGGGNAYDAAVAGAFVLHVVEPHLNGPAGEVPILLAPAGGEVRVLCGQGVAPAGASAAHYRALGLDLVPGTGPLAAAVPGAFDAWMLLLRDHGTRSLADVLRYAVGYAEHGHAPVENVGGTVETVRELFETEWTSSAQVYLPGGRAPRPGELLRNPALAATWRRLLAEVAGAGGREAQIDAAREVWRTGFIAEALVRQAGRPTLDTSGEHRTGTLTAADLAGWSATYETPATYDWNGWTVCKAGPWSQGPVLLQQLALLPPELPPYGSADYTHLLIEGSKLAMADREAWYGDAAEVPLDDLLSAEYNAERRTRVGPRASQVLRPGSPGGRTPRLSAQARAAAAGAGGPREAGGRRRDAVVPGVGEPTVAKHPTSPVPGEPEVSGDGATRGDTCHLDIVDRWGNMVAATPSGGWLQSNPVVPELGFPLGTRLQMTWLEDGLPNTLTPGRRPRTTLTPSVALRDGVPVMAFGTPGGDQQDQWQLHFFLAVALRGPVRGGLDLQGAIDAPNWHHDSFPGSFYPRGTRPGSVTVESRTDPAVVRELRRRGHEVTVGEAWSEGRLCAVARDPATGVLSAAANPRGMQGYAVGR, via the coding sequence ATGCAGTTCACCACCCGCCCCACCCTTCAGGGCACCTTCGGCATGGTGTCGTCCACGCACTGGCTGGCGTCCCAGTCGGCCATGGCCGTCCTGGAGGGCGGAGGCAACGCGTACGACGCGGCCGTGGCGGGCGCCTTCGTGCTGCACGTCGTCGAGCCGCACCTCAACGGACCGGCCGGCGAGGTGCCCATCCTGCTCGCGCCCGCCGGCGGCGAGGTGCGGGTGCTGTGCGGGCAGGGCGTCGCACCGGCCGGGGCGAGCGCCGCCCACTACCGGGCGCTCGGCCTGGACCTCGTCCCGGGCACCGGACCGCTCGCCGCCGCCGTGCCCGGCGCCTTCGACGCCTGGATGCTCCTGCTGCGCGACCACGGCACCCGCTCCCTCGCCGATGTTCTCCGGTACGCCGTCGGATACGCCGAGCATGGACACGCGCCCGTGGAGAACGTCGGCGGGACCGTCGAGACCGTACGGGAGCTGTTCGAGACGGAGTGGACCTCCTCGGCACAGGTGTACCTGCCCGGCGGCAGGGCGCCCCGCCCCGGCGAGCTGCTGCGCAACCCCGCCCTCGCGGCCACCTGGCGGCGGCTGCTGGCCGAGGTCGCCGGGGCGGGCGGCCGGGAGGCGCAGATCGACGCCGCGCGGGAGGTGTGGCGCACCGGCTTCATCGCCGAGGCCCTGGTCCGTCAGGCCGGGCGGCCCACCCTGGACACCAGCGGCGAGCACCGCACCGGCACGCTGACCGCCGCCGACCTCGCCGGCTGGTCGGCGACGTACGAGACCCCGGCGACGTACGACTGGAACGGCTGGACCGTGTGCAAGGCGGGCCCCTGGAGCCAGGGCCCCGTCCTGCTCCAGCAGCTCGCCCTGCTCCCGCCGGAACTGCCCCCGTACGGCTCCGCCGACTACACGCACCTGCTGATCGAGGGCAGCAAGCTGGCCATGGCCGACCGGGAGGCCTGGTACGGGGACGCGGCCGAGGTGCCGCTCGACGACCTGCTGTCGGCGGAGTACAACGCCGAGCGGCGCACCCGGGTGGGACCCCGGGCCTCACAGGTGCTGAGGCCGGGCAGTCCCGGCGGGCGCACCCCGCGACTGAGCGCGCAGGCACGCGCGGCGGCCGCCGGCGCGGGCGGCCCGCGCGAGGCGGGGGGCCGGAGGAGGGACGCCGTCGTGCCGGGTGTCGGCGAACCGACGGTCGCCAAGCACCCCACGTCCCCCGTGCCGGGCGAACCGGAGGTCTCCGGCGACGGGGCCACCCGGGGCGACACCTGCCATCTGGACATCGTCGACCGCTGGGGCAACATGGTCGCGGCCACCCCGAGCGGCGGCTGGCTCCAGTCCAACCCGGTCGTGCCCGAACTCGGCTTCCCCCTCGGCACCCGGCTCCAGATGACCTGGCTGGAGGACGGACTGCCCAACACGCTCACGCCGGGACGCCGTCCCCGCACCACCCTCACCCCGTCCGTCGCCCTGCGCGACGGGGTGCCGGTGATGGCGTTCGGTACGCCCGGCGGGGACCAGCAGGACCAGTGGCAGCTGCACTTCTTCCTCGCCGTCGCGCTGCGCGGCCCGGTCCGCGGCGGGCTCGACCTGCAGGGCGCGATCGACGCCCCGAACTGGCACCACGACAGCTTCCCCGGCTCCTTCTACCCGCGCGGAACGCGCCCCGGCAGCGTCACCGTGGAGTCCCGGACGGACCCGGCGGTGGTGCGGGAGCTGCGGCGCCGGGGCCATGAGGTGACGGTCGGCGAGGCCTGGTCGGAGGGCAGGCTGTGCGCGGTCGCCCGGGATCCGGCCACGGGGGTGCTCTCGGCGGCGGCGAACCCGCGCGGCATGCAGGGCTACGCGGTGGGCCGCTGA
- a CDS encoding inositol monophosphatase family protein, with translation MIKDNETIEEFLAQHAVDVEDAVRKAAAQEIMPRWRRLADHEVDRKSGPHDLVTDADRQAELYLTDALLALLPGSVVVGEEAVHANPASYEEIRGEAPVWIVDPVDGTRQFVHGDSGFCTLVALALGGVVHASWTFAPVHEELATAVRGQGAFLDGVRLHAGSPDPDRDLRVATSHPDFTTDDQKRSLLGLRTDGVAPRACGSAGLEYLAVARGESDATAFCWEAAWDHAAGLLLVEEAGGAHLTRAGEPFRITGGNDLPFTAARDEATARRVTGLLSAGA, from the coding sequence ATGATCAAGGACAACGAAACCATCGAAGAGTTTCTCGCACAGCACGCCGTCGACGTGGAGGACGCCGTCCGCAAGGCGGCCGCACAGGAGATCATGCCGCGCTGGCGCCGGCTCGCCGACCACGAGGTCGACCGCAAGTCCGGCCCGCACGACCTGGTGACCGACGCCGACCGGCAGGCCGAGCTGTACCTCACCGACGCGCTGCTCGCCCTGCTGCCCGGCTCGGTCGTGGTGGGCGAGGAGGCGGTGCACGCCAACCCGGCGTCGTACGAGGAGATACGCGGCGAGGCGCCGGTGTGGATCGTCGACCCGGTCGACGGCACCCGGCAGTTCGTGCACGGCGACAGCGGATTCTGCACCCTGGTCGCCCTCGCGCTCGGCGGAGTCGTCCACGCCTCGTGGACGTTCGCCCCGGTCCACGAAGAACTCGCCACCGCCGTAAGGGGACAGGGCGCTTTCCTCGACGGCGTGCGGCTGCACGCCGGTTCCCCGGACCCCGACCGCGACCTGCGCGTGGCCACCTCCCACCCGGACTTCACGACGGACGACCAGAAGCGCTCCCTCCTCGGCCTGAGGACGGACGGCGTGGCACCCCGCGCCTGCGGCTCGGCCGGACTGGAGTACCTGGCCGTCGCCCGCGGTGAGTCGGACGCCACCGCCTTCTGCTGGGAAGCCGCCTGGGACCACGCGGCGGGCCTGCTCCTCGTCGAGGAGGCGGGCGGCGCCCACCTGACCCGCGCCGGCGAGCCCTTCCGCATCACGGGCGGCAACGACCTCCCCTTCACCGCGGCCCGCGACGAGGCCACGGCCCGCCGGGTGACGGGACTGCTGTCGGCCGGAGCCTGA
- a CDS encoding phytoene desaturase family protein — protein sequence MLDVVVVGAGPNGLTAAVELARRGFSVALFEARGTVGGGARTEELTLPGFRHDPCSAAHPLGINSPAFRALPLERHGLEWLHADLPMAHPFLDGTAAVLSRSVGETAASFGPRDAGPYRRLVQPFLPRWDTLARDFMSLPLTALPRDPIGLARFGLAGLQPSTWLMRRFRDERAKALFAGLVAHVMAPLGGFATGAVGLVFALAAHARGWPVARGGSQAISDALAGYLHDLGAAVHTDYEVKRLDDLPPARAYVFDTSPTALARIAGFGDHYANYRYGPGVFKLDYALDGPVPWTAPEAHRATTVQIGADSAEIGAALRAASREGRAPDRPFLITVQPSVADPTRAPAGKQVFWAYGHVPNGWTGDLTDAVERQLERFAPGFRDRVLARATAGPPQLAARNANYVGGDIGSGAASGLQLLLRPKLSLFPYSTPHPAVFICSSATPPGPGVHGMSGHNAAKAVWRRLRQT from the coding sequence ATGCTCGATGTGGTCGTGGTGGGCGCGGGGCCGAACGGACTGACCGCCGCCGTGGAACTGGCCCGGCGCGGTTTCTCCGTCGCGTTGTTCGAGGCGAGGGGCACCGTCGGGGGCGGCGCCCGCACCGAGGAACTGACCCTGCCCGGCTTCCGGCACGACCCGTGCTCCGCGGCCCATCCGCTGGGCATCAACTCGCCCGCCTTCCGGGCCCTCCCGCTGGAGCGTCACGGCCTGGAGTGGCTGCACGCGGACCTGCCCATGGCCCACCCCTTCCTCGACGGCACGGCGGCCGTGCTGTCCCGGTCGGTCGGCGAGACGGCCGCCTCCTTCGGCCCGCGCGACGCCGGACCCTACCGACGTCTGGTGCAGCCCTTCCTGCCCCGATGGGACACCCTGGCCCGCGACTTCATGTCCCTGCCGCTCACCGCGCTGCCCCGCGACCCGATCGGCCTCGCCCGCTTCGGCCTCGCCGGACTCCAGCCCTCCACCTGGCTGATGCGCCGCTTCCGCGACGAGCGGGCCAAGGCCCTGTTCGCCGGACTCGTCGCCCATGTGATGGCACCCCTCGGCGGCTTCGCCACCGGCGCCGTGGGCCTGGTCTTCGCCCTCGCCGCGCACGCCCGCGGCTGGCCCGTCGCCCGCGGCGGCTCCCAGGCCATCTCGGACGCCCTCGCCGGCTACCTGCACGACCTCGGCGCCGCCGTCCACACCGACTACGAGGTCAAGCGGCTCGACGACCTGCCGCCGGCCCGCGCGTACGTCTTCGACACCTCGCCCACCGCCCTCGCCCGCATCGCCGGCTTCGGCGACCACTACGCGAACTACCGCTACGGCCCCGGCGTCTTCAAGCTCGACTACGCGCTGGACGGCCCCGTGCCGTGGACCGCGCCCGAGGCCCACAGGGCCACCACCGTGCAGATCGGCGCGGACAGTGCCGAGATCGGCGCCGCCCTGCGCGCCGCGTCCCGGGAAGGCCGTGCCCCCGACCGGCCTTTCCTCATCACCGTGCAGCCCAGCGTCGCCGACCCCACCCGGGCACCGGCCGGCAAGCAGGTCTTCTGGGCCTACGGCCATGTCCCGAACGGCTGGACCGGCGACCTGACCGACGCCGTGGAACGCCAACTGGAACGCTTCGCCCCGGGATTCCGCGACCGCGTCCTGGCCCGCGCCACCGCGGGCCCGCCCCAACTCGCCGCCCGCAACGCCAACTACGTCGGCGGCGACATCGGCTCCGGCGCCGCCAGCGGCCTCCAGCTCCTGCTGCGCCCCAAGCTCTCCCTGTTCCCGTACTCCACCCCGCACCCGGCCGTGTTCATCTGCTCGTCGGCCACCCCGCCCGGCCCCGGCGTCCACGGCATGTCCGGGCACAACGCGGCGAAGGCCGTCTGGAGGAGGCTGCGGCAGACATGA
- a CDS encoding VOC family protein, with protein sequence MPTFLRIEVFVGDLDAFVDFYTGVLGFEVAEDRRADGDQYVAVVRDTVRIGAVPPWTEVDRAARQVPTGVELVLEVDDVRAEYSRVAASGYPVADPLQDRPWGLTDFRLHDPDGHYLRITGC encoded by the coding sequence ATGCCAACGTTTCTTCGGATCGAAGTGTTCGTCGGGGATCTCGACGCCTTCGTCGACTTCTACACCGGCGTGCTCGGCTTCGAGGTCGCCGAGGACCGCCGTGCCGACGGCGACCAGTACGTGGCGGTGGTCCGGGACACGGTGCGCATCGGCGCCGTACCTCCCTGGACCGAGGTCGACCGGGCGGCCCGCCAGGTACCCACGGGCGTCGAGCTGGTGCTGGAGGTGGACGACGTGCGTGCCGAGTACAGCCGGGTGGCCGCATCGGGATATCCCGTCGCCGATCCTCTCCAGGACCGCCCCTGGGGCCTGACCGATTTCCGCCTCCACGATCCGGACGGGCACTACCTCCGGATCACCGGATGTTGA
- a CDS encoding GMC family oxidoreductase N-terminal domain-containing protein, translated as MTILEEGPRVSVRDLETAGPAESMRRLYRNGGATAVFGTPTIAYGEARVVGGTTVVNGGLLWEPPAALLDRWALWTGYGSYRAPVVGPRFAEVQRRLGMIVQEHGDGNEDSRLLAHAADSLGWRWQHPQRVVRGCRHRNQCATGCPTGAKQSMASTYLPEAEALGARIAPNVRVERIAHHRGVVHGVEATDAEGRRVRYRPRTLFVAAGPIGTPVLLRRSGIHRRAAGRRLELHLNLRTIARFPQPVNAARGTMFTAQVQEHSALGILVMPSNLTPGGLGAALAARDPRQVNELLVDQDHLGMFTTQVRMQGTARIAGLVGGTPLLRHGMTRADHHTLRLAFGRTARLLFAAGAV; from the coding sequence GTGACCATTCTGGAGGAGGGCCCCCGGGTCTCTGTCCGCGACCTGGAGACGGCCGGCCCCGCCGAGTCGATGCGCCGTCTGTACCGCAACGGCGGCGCGACCGCGGTCTTCGGAACCCCCACCATCGCCTACGGGGAGGCCCGCGTGGTCGGCGGCACCACCGTGGTCAACGGCGGCCTGCTGTGGGAACCCCCGGCGGCCCTCCTCGACCGCTGGGCGCTCTGGACGGGATACGGAAGCTACCGTGCGCCGGTCGTGGGCCCCCGCTTCGCGGAGGTGCAACGGCGCCTCGGCATGATCGTGCAGGAGCACGGAGACGGCAACGAGGACTCGCGGCTCCTGGCCCACGCCGCCGACTCGCTCGGCTGGCGATGGCAGCATCCGCAGCGCGTGGTGCGCGGCTGCCGGCACCGTAACCAGTGCGCCACCGGCTGCCCGACCGGCGCCAAACAGAGCATGGCGTCGACGTATCTGCCCGAGGCCGAGGCGCTGGGCGCGCGCATCGCCCCGAACGTGCGCGTGGAGCGGATCGCGCACCACCGGGGTGTGGTGCACGGTGTCGAGGCGACGGACGCCGAAGGCCGGCGCGTGCGGTACCGGCCCCGCACCCTGTTCGTCGCCGCGGGACCCATCGGCACCCCCGTGCTGCTGCGGCGCAGCGGCATCCACCGGCGGGCAGCCGGCCGCAGGCTGGAGCTGCACCTCAACCTGCGCACGATCGCCCGGTTCCCGCAGCCGGTGAACGCCGCGCGCGGCACGATGTTCACCGCCCAGGTGCAGGAGCACTCCGCCCTCGGCATTCTCGTCATGCCGTCCAACCTGACGCCCGGAGGCCTGGGCGCCGCGCTGGCCGCGCGAGACCCCCGGCAGGTCAACGAACTCCTCGTGGACCAGGACCACCTGGGCATGTTCACCACCCAGGTGCGCATGCAGGGAACGGCCAGGATCGCCGGGCTGGTGGGCGGCACCCCGCTGCTGCGCCACGGCATGACCCGGGCCGACCACCACACCCTGCGGCTGGCGTTCGGCAGGACCGCGCGGCTGCTGTTCGCCGCGGGCGCCGTGTAA
- a CDS encoding GMC oxidoreductase, producing the protein MEAYCARVRPGDWELVSVHGMAGCRMALPERGGVCDESGRAHGFTNLYLCDASVLPGAPGISPQGTIMSFAHEIVGRHLENA; encoded by the coding sequence GTGGAGGCGTACTGCGCCCGGGTCCGGCCCGGCGACTGGGAGCTGGTCTCGGTGCACGGCATGGCCGGCTGCCGCATGGCGCTGCCCGAGCGGGGCGGGGTCTGCGACGAGTCCGGCAGGGCGCACGGTTTCACCAACCTGTACCTGTGCGACGCCAGCGTCCTGCCGGGCGCCCCCGGCATCAGTCCGCAGGGAACGATCATGTCCTTCGCCCACGAGATCGTGGGCCGTCATCTGGAGAACGCTTGA
- a CDS encoding IS701 family transposase, with protein sequence MTPEEMETVRPRLEAFAAQMLGPLTRRDQRAKGELYLRGLMLDGKRKSMQPMAERLGVDHQQLQQFVSSSTWDYTKVRERQARWAAAHIGPEAYAIDDVGFPKDGYDSPGVARMYCGALGKRGNCQIGVSVNLVSDRASSAVDWRLFLPESWDDTRQGEDALLAEAIRRRRVRAGVPEAERHREKWRLALEMLDEVREDWELPDLPVVADAGYGDATGFREGLTERDLAYAVAVKGTTTAYPGDAVPERVSYSGRGRPPVPAYPQPHTTLRQLALDAGRSVVRTVTWRQGSRTSKHNPRAEMRSRFLALRVRPANRTIRRFADGSLPECWLLAEWPPGSAEPTDYWLSTLPADTPLRDLVRIAKIRWRVEHDYRELKDGLGLDHFEGRSFHGWHRHVTLAALAQAFCTLLRLDPKVPAPA encoded by the coding sequence GTGACACCTGAGGAGATGGAGACGGTCCGCCCGCGCCTGGAGGCGTTCGCGGCCCAGATGCTGGGCCCGCTGACCCGGCGGGACCAGCGGGCGAAGGGCGAGCTGTACCTGCGCGGGCTGATGCTGGACGGCAAGCGCAAGTCGATGCAGCCGATGGCCGAACGCCTGGGCGTGGACCACCAGCAGCTCCAGCAGTTCGTCTCCTCCTCCACCTGGGACTACACCAAGGTCCGTGAACGGCAGGCCCGTTGGGCGGCAGCGCACATCGGCCCGGAGGCGTACGCCATCGACGACGTCGGCTTCCCCAAGGACGGCTACGACTCCCCGGGGGTGGCCCGGATGTACTGCGGCGCGCTGGGCAAGCGCGGCAACTGCCAGATCGGGGTCAGCGTCAATCTGGTGTCCGACCGGGCCTCCTCGGCCGTCGACTGGCGCCTGTTTCTCCCCGAGAGCTGGGACGACACCCGGCAGGGCGAAGACGCGTTGCTGGCCGAGGCGATCCGCAGGCGACGGGTCAGGGCGGGTGTCCCCGAGGCTGAGCGGCACCGGGAGAAGTGGCGCCTGGCACTGGAGATGCTCGACGAAGTGCGCGAGGACTGGGAACTGCCGGACCTGCCGGTCGTCGCCGACGCCGGCTACGGGGATGCCACGGGCTTTCGCGAGGGGCTGACCGAGCGCGACCTGGCCTACGCCGTGGCGGTCAAGGGCACCACTACCGCTTACCCGGGTGACGCGGTCCCCGAGCGGGTGTCGTACTCCGGCCGGGGGCGCCCACCCGTCCCGGCCTACCCCCAGCCGCACACCACCTTGCGCCAACTCGCCCTGGATGCAGGAAGGTCGGTGGTGCGGACGGTGACCTGGCGCCAGGGCAGCAGGACCAGCAAGCACAACCCCCGCGCCGAGATGCGCTCGCGGTTCCTGGCGCTGCGGGTCCGCCCCGCCAACCGCACCATCCGCCGCTTCGCCGACGGCTCCCTGCCCGAGTGCTGGCTCCTGGCCGAGTGGCCACCGGGCTCCGCCGAGCCCACCGACTACTGGCTGTCCACCCTTCCCGCCGACACCCCCTTGCGTGACCTGGTCCGGATCGCCAAGATCCGATGGCGAGTTGAGCACGACTACCGTGAGCTCAAGGACGGTCTGGGGCTGGACCACTTCGAGGGGCGCAGCTTCCACGGCTGGCACCGGCACGTCACCCTGGCCGCCCTTGCCCAGGCCTTCTGCACCCTGCTGCGGCTCGACCCAAAAGTCCCTGCGCCGGCCTGA